The following are encoded together in the Mammaliicoccus vitulinus genome:
- the nth gene encoding endonuclease III, translated as MISKKKALEMMDVIDEMFPDAECELVHDNSFELTIAVLLSAQCTDVLVNKVTKSLFQKYKTPEDYLSVSLEELQDDIRSIGLYRNKGKNIQKLCQSLLDHYDGVVPSTHEELESLAGVGRKTANVVMSVAFGEPALAVDTHVERVSKRLAICKLKDNVRQVEDRLCSIIPKERWTKSHHQLIFFGRYHCVARKPKCEACPLLDDCREGQKRLKAGLVKVEDA; from the coding sequence ATGATAAGTAAAAAGAAAGCATTAGAAATGATGGATGTAATAGATGAAATGTTTCCTGATGCTGAATGCGAGCTTGTACACGATAATTCTTTTGAACTTACAATTGCCGTCTTGTTATCTGCACAATGTACAGATGTACTTGTCAATAAAGTAACGAAGTCCCTTTTTCAAAAATATAAAACACCTGAAGACTATTTAAGTGTCAGTTTAGAAGAATTACAAGACGATATTAGATCAATTGGATTATATCGCAATAAAGGAAAAAACATTCAAAAGCTATGTCAATCATTATTAGATCATTATGATGGTGTCGTACCAAGCACACATGAAGAGTTAGAATCGTTAGCAGGTGTCGGGCGTAAAACAGCAAATGTTGTCATGAGCGTTGCATTTGGTGAACCAGCACTAGCAGTAGATACACACGTTGAAAGAGTATCTAAACGACTAGCAATATGCAAACTTAAAGATAATGTACGACAAGTAGAAGACCGATTATGTAGTATAATTCCGAAAGAAAGATGGACAAAAAGCCATCACCAATTAATATTTTTCGGAAGATATCATTGTGTAGCGCGTAAACCAAAATGTGAAGCATGTCCTTTATTAGACGATTGTAGAGAAGGACAAAAAAGATTAAAAGCCGGACTTGTAAAGGTTGAAGATGCATGA
- the asnS gene encoding asparagine--tRNA ligase encodes MNITIKQAKDYVNQEVTIGAWIANKRSSGKIAFLQLRDGTGFMQGVVVKAEVSEDMFKLAKSLTQETSVYVTGTITEDDRSKFGYEMQVSGVEVISESHDYPITPKNHGTEFLMDHRHLWLRSKRQHAVMKIRNEIIRATYEFFNNNGFTKIDPPILTGSAPEGTSELFHTKYFEEDAFLSQSGQLYMEAAAMAHGRVFSFGPTFRAEKSKTRRHLIEFWMIEPEMAFMKHDQSLEVQENYVQHIVTSVLENCTLELDLLERDTAKLEKVSTPFPRITYDDAVEFLIKEGFDDIEWGDDFGAPHETAIANHYDKPVFIINYPTKIKPFYMEPNPENPDTVLCADLIAPEGYGEIIGGSERISDLELINQRIQEHGLDPESYSYYTDLRKYGSVPHSGFGLGLERTVAWLSGVEHVRETSPFPRLLNRLYP; translated from the coding sequence ATGAATATTACGATTAAACAAGCGAAAGATTACGTCAATCAAGAAGTGACAATCGGTGCTTGGATTGCAAATAAGCGATCTAGTGGGAAAATAGCATTTTTACAGTTAAGAGACGGTACAGGGTTTATGCAAGGTGTAGTAGTAAAAGCTGAAGTATCAGAAGATATGTTCAAACTTGCTAAATCATTAACTCAAGAAACGTCAGTATATGTAACGGGGACAATTACAGAAGATGATCGTTCTAAATTCGGATATGAAATGCAAGTAAGTGGCGTAGAAGTTATATCAGAATCACATGATTATCCAATAACGCCTAAAAATCACGGAACTGAATTTTTAATGGATCATAGACATTTATGGTTACGTTCTAAACGTCAACATGCTGTTATGAAAATTAGAAATGAAATTATACGTGCGACTTATGAATTCTTTAATAACAATGGATTTACTAAAATAGATCCACCAATTTTAACAGGTAGTGCTCCAGAGGGTACGAGTGAGCTCTTCCATACAAAATATTTCGAAGAAGATGCTTTCTTATCTCAAAGTGGACAATTATATATGGAAGCAGCTGCAATGGCTCATGGTAGAGTGTTTAGCTTCGGACCAACATTTAGAGCTGAAAAATCTAAAACAAGACGTCATTTAATTGAATTTTGGATGATTGAACCAGAGATGGCATTTATGAAACATGATCAAAGTTTAGAAGTGCAAGAAAACTATGTTCAACATATTGTGACGTCAGTATTAGAAAATTGTACTTTAGAATTAGATTTACTTGAAAGAGATACGGCTAAATTAGAAAAAGTTTCTACACCATTCCCAAGAATCACTTATGATGATGCTGTAGAATTCTTGATTAAAGAAGGATTCGACGATATCGAATGGGGCGACGACTTTGGTGCGCCACACGAAACAGCTATTGCAAATCATTATGATAAACCAGTGTTTATTATTAATTATCCAACAAAAATCAAACCATTTTACATGGAACCGAACCCAGAGAATCCAGACACAGTATTATGTGCTGACTTAATTGCACCTGAAGGTTACGGAGAAATAATTGGTGGTTCAGAAAGAATCAGTGATTTAGAGTTAATTAATCAAAGAATTCAAGAACATGGATTAGATCCAGAATCATATAGCTATTACACTGACTTAAGAAAATACGGCAGTGTGCCACATAGTGGATTTGGATTAGGACTTGAAAGAACAGTAGCATGGTTAAGTGGCGTAGAACACGTTAGAGAAACTTCACCATTCCCACGTTTACTTAATCGTTTATACCCATAA
- a CDS encoding DnaD domain-containing protein, giving the protein MYTREMLREKPVVIQRALFNHYVELGLNEKQFVILIKLLDQENERNIQPPLEDVQQGTSLSIQEVSHIINQLSQLKCIDIKIEKDEQHKYNEFISFDPLFEQLALVLNETKQENKAEDQNNQFKKLFQEFESTFGRPLTPLEVQTLNHWIDTDHHSNELIRSALNEAHSLDKLSIKYIDRILLNWKKKNITTVQSSKEESEKFNQNKKLKQNVNSIPIFDWVNGENPYDK; this is encoded by the coding sequence ATGTATACTCGTGAAATGTTAAGAGAAAAACCAGTTGTTATACAAAGAGCTTTATTTAATCATTACGTAGAATTAGGCTTAAATGAAAAACAATTTGTTATTCTAATAAAATTATTAGATCAAGAAAATGAACGTAATATACAACCACCATTAGAAGATGTTCAGCAAGGAACAAGTTTGTCAATTCAAGAAGTCAGTCATATCATCAATCAACTTTCACAACTGAAATGTATAGACATTAAAATTGAAAAAGACGAACAGCATAAATATAATGAATTCATATCATTTGATCCATTGTTTGAACAATTGGCATTAGTCTTAAATGAAACAAAACAAGAAAACAAGGCAGAAGATCAAAATAACCAATTTAAAAAATTATTCCAAGAGTTTGAATCTACATTTGGTCGACCTTTAACACCATTAGAAGTCCAAACGTTAAATCATTGGATAGATACAGATCATCATTCCAATGAACTTATACGAAGTGCACTTAATGAAGCACATAGTTTAGATAAACTAAGTATCAAATATATAGATAGAATTTTATTGAATTGGAAGAAGAAAAACATTACAACTGTTCAATCTTCAAAAGAAGAAAGCGAAAAGTTCAATCAAAACAAAAAATTAAAACAAAATGTTAATTCAATACCGATTTTTGATTGGGTGAACGGGGAGAATCCATATGATAAGTAA
- a CDS encoding YpoC family protein: MIEKQDFIELEEQIEPLVINKKLKSDYAHQLLDQYYALIIGYIEQINQIDKFDISEISNYPVIPMNFEERYQYINYRIYHFMGYRQMVTLKDELIKMNARYQLKLKREAKLKQDD; the protein is encoded by the coding sequence ATGATAGAAAAACAAGACTTTATAGAACTAGAAGAACAAATCGAACCATTAGTAATAAATAAAAAACTGAAAAGTGATTACGCACATCAATTATTAGATCAATATTATGCGCTCATCATTGGTTATATCGAACAGATCAATCAAATAGACAAATTTGATATAAGTGAAATATCTAACTATCCAGTTATACCCATGAATTTTGAAGAACGATATCAATATATCAATTACAGAATTTATCACTTTATGGGATATAGACAAATGGTAACCTTAAAAGATGAGCTAATCAAAATGAACGCAAGATACCAACTTAAACTCAAAAGAGAAGCTAAATTAAAACAAGATGACTGA